A part of Desulfobacter sp. genomic DNA contains:
- a CDS encoding CZB domain-containing protein has translation MFSDLTIGKRIGFGFGIVVLLLIVQGILSFSGVGGIVDNADEVIDGKALDGILAQREVDHLNWANAVNELISDDSVHTLDVETDHTQCGFGKWLYGEGRKAAETLVPSMAPLLKKIEAPHRALHESALAIQRVYAKADSGLPEFIARKEIDHLNWIASIRTALLENREKIEVQTDHTRCGFGQWLYGERVKKSARLDPELGQLLEKIKIPHKALHDSAVRIINVYQPAYPEVLAMMRKAMDEHQTRVSSAVDDVMEFRPGLSVPHDPASCPFTRWLASDKTKALAGKIPELKLFLSKAAASHDTLHTSLEEINTALGDGAFNAAEEILKNKTKPALAHMRKAIREYMVYGEKVETARKQALEIFKTDTVPRLAETRDLLRKIGDRAAQLLGGYENAAQIYATRTAPSLKQVQLLLGELREEAAENILTDKAMLDAAMGTKRNVAIISVIAVFTGLGLAFIIARGIVNILNRISDDLDQGAAQVASASGQISASSQSLAEGSSSQAASLEQTSSSLEEMASMTRMNAENAGNADGLTRTSLASVKDAMSAMEELTRSMDEITKASEDTSRIIKTIDEIAFQTNLLALNAAVEAARAGEAGAGFAVVADEVRNLAIRAADAAKDTSELIETTTRKVGRGAELARETNTAFVKVQENTGKTAELMAEISGASREQSKGIDQVTIAVSEMDKVTQQNAANSEESASAAEEMSAQAEQMKEIVGQLVKIVGGAHNRKERAKKGIAGPRGSTAGAELDAPVHPTIDLARQREIRPDKVIPYDQGADDFKDF, from the coding sequence ATGTTCAGTGATCTGACCATCGGCAAACGTATTGGTTTTGGGTTTGGAATAGTGGTGTTATTGCTTATCGTCCAGGGCATCCTCTCTTTTAGCGGCGTGGGCGGTATCGTGGACAATGCCGATGAAGTCATTGACGGGAAGGCATTGGACGGGATTCTTGCCCAGCGGGAGGTGGACCATCTCAACTGGGCCAACGCCGTGAACGAATTGATCTCCGATGACAGCGTTCATACTCTGGATGTGGAGACCGACCATACCCAATGCGGCTTCGGCAAATGGCTATATGGCGAGGGGCGAAAAGCCGCCGAAACACTGGTGCCTTCCATGGCTCCGCTGCTCAAGAAGATCGAGGCCCCCCACCGGGCCCTCCACGAATCCGCTCTTGCCATCCAAAGGGTCTATGCAAAGGCGGATTCCGGCCTGCCGGAGTTTATTGCGCGAAAAGAGATCGACCACCTCAACTGGATTGCCTCCATCCGGACGGCCCTGCTGGAGAACAGGGAGAAAATAGAGGTGCAGACCGACCATACCCGCTGCGGCTTCGGCCAATGGCTTTACGGAGAGAGGGTCAAGAAAAGCGCCCGGCTGGATCCTGAACTGGGGCAACTGCTGGAGAAAATAAAAATTCCCCACAAAGCCCTCCACGATTCTGCTGTCCGCATTATCAATGTGTATCAGCCGGCATATCCAGAGGTATTGGCCATGATGCGGAAAGCCATGGACGAACACCAAACCCGTGTCTCTTCGGCCGTGGACGATGTGATGGAGTTCAGGCCCGGTCTCAGTGTCCCCCATGATCCGGCTTCATGCCCCTTTACCCGATGGCTGGCCAGCGACAAGACAAAGGCGCTGGCCGGTAAAATACCGGAATTGAAATTATTCCTCTCCAAGGCCGCAGCGTCCCACGACACCCTTCACACCAGCCTGGAAGAGATCAATACAGCATTGGGGGACGGCGCCTTTAATGCGGCCGAGGAAATTTTGAAAAATAAGACCAAACCGGCCCTGGCCCATATGAGAAAGGCGATCCGGGAATATATGGTTTACGGCGAAAAGGTGGAAACCGCCCGAAAACAGGCCCTGGAGATTTTTAAGACAGACACCGTACCCAGGCTTGCCGAGACCCGTGACCTGTTGAGAAAAATCGGAGACCGGGCAGCCCAATTGCTGGGCGGTTATGAAAATGCCGCCCAGATTTATGCCACCCGCACGGCCCCGTCCCTGAAACAGGTTCAGCTTCTGCTCGGCGAACTGCGGGAAGAGGCCGCAGAAAATATCCTCACGGACAAGGCCATGCTGGACGCTGCCATGGGCACCAAAAGAAATGTGGCCATTATCTCGGTGATCGCCGTCTTCACCGGCCTGGGCCTTGCCTTTATCATTGCCCGGGGAATCGTTAACATATTGAACCGCATTTCCGACGATCTGGACCAGGGCGCCGCCCAGGTGGCATCTGCTTCCGGTCAGATTTCAGCTTCCAGCCAGTCCCTGGCAGAGGGATCCTCCAGCCAGGCGGCTTCACTGGAGCAAACCTCCTCCTCCCTGGAGGAAATGGCGTCAATGACCCGGATGAATGCGGAGAATGCTGGAAATGCAGACGGGCTGACCCGCACATCCCTGGCGTCGGTCAAGGACGCCATGTCAGCCATGGAGGAGCTGACCCGGTCCATGGATGAGATCACCAAGGCCAGTGAGGATACCTCCAGAATCATCAAGACCATTGATGAGATAGCTTTCCAGACCAACCTTCTGGCCCTGAACGCCGCAGTGGAAGCCGCCAGGGCAGGGGAGGCCGGCGCCGGATTTGCGGTGGTGGCCGACGAGGTCCGCAACCTGGCCATCCGGGCTGCCGACGCTGCAAAAGATACTTCGGAACTGATCGAAACCACCACCCGAAAGGTGGGCCGGGGGGCAGAACTGGCCAGGGAAACCAATACGGCCTTTGTAAAGGTACAGGAGAACACCGGGAAAACCGCCGAACTGATGGCTGAAATTTCCGGGGCCTCCAGAGAACAGTCCAAGGGCATCGACCAGGTGACCATTGCCGTGTCAGAGATGGACAAGGTTACCCAGCAGAATGCGGCCAACTCAGAAGAATCCGCCTCTGCCGCCGAGGAAATGAGCGCCCAGGCAGAACAGATGAAGGAGATCGTGGGCCAGCTGGTTAAGATTGTGGGCGGCGCGCACAACCGGAAGGAACGGGCAAAAAAGGGCATTGCCGGCCCAAGGGGCAGCACGGCCGGAGCAGAATTAGACGCTCCGGTGCACCCGACCATTGACCTGGCCCGGCAAAGGGAAATCAGGCCCGACAAGGTGATTCCCTATGATCAAGGGGCGGATGATTTCAAGGATTTCTGA
- a CDS encoding (Fe-S)-binding protein, translating into MSSILGPASFKLFGFFPTIILSFILPVVGVGLFTYIMARRIAPLVRANPDKRFGDIPVRIKNLVTVWLGQMRQPRYMLAGVLHIVIFAGFLVLSIRSTTLVIVGLSDGFVLPGFDGRLGAIYNVFKDYAATGVLIACIIAAVRRGIFKPSRYAVPEKYGKDHTAEAVFVLGIISTLMLSESLFEASELAYAARETVHSHSVAPLTLVWFFKGMLETSSLGFLQGLHVTMYFVHDIAFFFFLCFLPMGKHFHVITSFFNVFFMRTRRGNIKPVMHGVSDADLDDLESFGVKKLEDFTWKHMLDFYSCADCGRCSDQCPANAVGRPLSPRFITIKARDLIFKNYPMTGEIYKSPNMLVEDIYTEDEIWSCTTCGACEQECPLGIEYIDKMVDMRRGMVDEGMVPQSLQKPMKALEKRGNPYGKMEKKRADWAKDKEFKAEHTIKDLNKESADTLYFVDSITSYDDNIQEIARRTSIILEKAGVDFGILGKAEKDSGNEVVRFGEEMLYQTLKEENTEAILESGVKEIVTADPHAYNALKNDYTGLPTVKHISTVVAEKVASGALKLNPCNDPDKVFVYHDPCYLGRHNGVYEDPREALDAIDGLTRVELEKSRDRSFCCGGGGLMLFYEPEEETRMGVLRVNMAAEAGANVIVTACPFCLVNIQDAIKVAGLEGKMEALDFTQLIEEHLA; encoded by the coding sequence ATGTCTTCAATTCTTGGTCCGGCAAGTTTTAAACTTTTCGGTTTCTTTCCAACCATTATTTTGTCTTTTATTCTGCCCGTCGTCGGTGTGGGCTTGTTCACCTATATCATGGCACGGCGCATCGCTCCCCTGGTCCGGGCAAATCCGGATAAGCGGTTCGGTGACATTCCGGTGCGGATCAAAAACCTTGTGACCGTCTGGCTGGGCCAGATGCGGCAGCCCCGTTACATGCTGGCCGGCGTCCTGCATATCGTCATTTTTGCCGGTTTCCTGGTCTTGTCCATCCGTTCCACCACCCTAGTGATTGTCGGCCTGTCCGACGGCTTTGTCCTGCCGGGCTTCGACGGCAGACTGGGTGCAATTTATAATGTATTCAAAGACTACGCCGCAACGGGCGTGCTCATCGCCTGTATCATCGCCGCCGTCCGCCGGGGGATATTTAAACCTTCACGGTACGCGGTCCCTGAGAAATACGGAAAAGACCACACTGCAGAGGCGGTATTCGTCCTGGGCATCATCTCCACCCTGATGCTCTCCGAAAGTCTGTTTGAAGCCTCGGAACTGGCTTACGCGGCCAGGGAAACCGTCCACAGCCATTCCGTGGCCCCCCTGACCCTGGTATGGTTTTTCAAAGGCATGCTGGAAACCTCCTCACTGGGCTTTCTCCAGGGCCTGCACGTGACCATGTACTTTGTCCATGACATTGCCTTTTTCTTCTTCCTCTGCTTTTTACCCATGGGCAAGCATTTCCATGTTATTACTTCCTTTTTCAACGTCTTTTTCATGAGAACCCGCCGCGGCAATATCAAACCCGTCATGCACGGCGTTTCCGATGCGGATCTGGACGACCTGGAATCCTTTGGCGTTAAAAAACTGGAAGATTTCACCTGGAAACACATGCTGGATTTCTACTCCTGCGCCGATTGCGGCCGGTGTTCCGACCAGTGCCCGGCAAATGCAGTGGGCCGGCCCCTTTCTCCCAGGTTCATCACCATCAAGGCCCGGGATCTGATCTTCAAGAATTATCCCATGACAGGCGAGATCTACAAGTCCCCCAACATGCTGGTGGAGGATATCTATACCGAGGACGAGATCTGGTCCTGCACCACCTGCGGTGCCTGTGAACAGGAATGTCCCCTGGGGATCGAATACATCGACAAGATGGTCGACATGCGCCGGGGCATGGTTGACGAGGGCATGGTGCCCCAGTCCCTGCAGAAACCCATGAAGGCCCTTGAAAAGCGCGGCAACCCCTACGGCAAAATGGAAAAGAAACGTGCCGACTGGGCCAAGGATAAAGAGTTCAAAGCCGAGCATACCATTAAAGATCTCAACAAAGAGTCCGCCGATACCCTCTATTTTGTGGACAGTATCACCTCCTATGACGACAATATCCAGGAAATTGCCAGAAGAACCTCCATCATCCTTGAAAAGGCCGGTGTGGACTTCGGTATCCTTGGCAAGGCGGAAAAGGATTCCGGTAACGAGGTGGTTCGTTTCGGCGAGGAAATGCTCTACCAGACCCTCAAAGAGGAGAACACCGAAGCCATCCTGGAATCCGGTGTAAAGGAAATCGTCACCGCCGATCCCCATGCCTACAATGCATTGAAAAATGATTATACGGGCCTGCCCACGGTAAAGCATATTTCCACCGTGGTGGCGGAGAAAGTAGCCTCCGGCGCCCTTAAACTCAACCCCTGCAATGACCCGGACAAGGTTTTTGTCTACCACGATCCCTGCTACCTGGGTCGCCACAACGGGGTGTACGAAGATCCCAGGGAAGCTCTGGACGCCATTGACGGCCTGACCCGGGTTGAACTTGAAAAGAGCCGCGACCGGTCCTTCTGCTGCGGCGGCGGCGGTCTGATGCTCTTTTACGAACCCGAAGAAGAGACCCGCATGGGCGTTTTGAGGGTGAACATGGCTGCCGAAGCCGGTGCCAATGTCATTGTCACCGCCTGCCCCTTCTGCCTGGTGAACATCCAGGATGCCATCAAGGTGGCCGGGCTTGAAGGGAAGATGGAAGCCCTGGATTTTACACAGCTTATAGAAGAACATCTAGCATAA
- a CDS encoding electron transfer flavoprotein subunit beta/FixA family protein encodes MEILVCVKRVPDTAENEFELNSAGNDLDRDDLVYSVNEWDNYAVEEAIQIVDNVGGSVTVVTVGDDEAEEVLRREMAMGANNGVLLSDDAFEGSDGKGIAAILKAEIEKGKYDLILTGAQADEGAGQVGGMLAAMLDYPYASLVNKIEVDGDAKIKVGREIEGGNQEMNEIELPCVLSIQTGINEPRYVGIRGIRKVAKVEIPVKSAGDLGVDEGAVGEAGAKTKRVDYFVPDMGDGAEMLEGSTDEIIEKLIEKLKAKGGL; translated from the coding sequence ATGGAAATTTTGGTATGCGTCAAACGCGTTCCAGATACAGCTGAGAACGAATTTGAACTGAATTCCGCCGGAAACGACCTGGACCGTGACGATCTGGTTTATTCTGTGAATGAGTGGGACAACTATGCAGTTGAAGAGGCCATTCAGATCGTGGATAATGTCGGCGGCAGCGTCACCGTCGTGACCGTGGGGGACGACGAGGCCGAAGAAGTTTTGAGACGTGAGATGGCCATGGGCGCCAACAACGGCGTTCTTCTGTCTGACGATGCCTTTGAAGGCTCCGACGGCAAGGGTATTGCCGCCATCCTCAAGGCTGAAATAGAAAAGGGAAAATACGATCTGATCCTCACCGGCGCCCAGGCCGATGAAGGTGCCGGTCAGGTGGGCGGCATGCTGGCCGCCATGCTGGACTACCCCTATGCCTCCCTGGTCAATAAAATTGAAGTGGACGGCGATGCTAAAATCAAGGTCGGCCGTGAAATCGAAGGCGGCAACCAGGAAATGAACGAAATCGAACTTCCCTGCGTGCTTTCCATTCAGACCGGTATCAACGAACCCCGTTACGTGGGCATCCGCGGCATCCGTAAGGTGGCCAAGGTTGAAATTCCTGTAAAATCAGCAGGCGACCTGGGCGTTGACGAAGGCGCCGTGGGCGAAGCCGGTGCCAAGACAAAACGGGTGGATTACTTTGTACCCGATATGGGCGACGGCGCTGAAATGCTTGAAGGCTCCACTGATGAGATTATCGAAAAACTGATTGAGAAGCTGAAAGCAAAAGGAGGACTCTAA
- a CDS encoding TetR/AcrR family transcriptional regulator, whose translation MQKNKTEKYHKILNSAGAVFAEYGFYKATISQIAAQAGVADGTLYLYFKNKDDILYQFISFKTESVFEKMNAAVASGTNAEDKLRNLIRCHLQEFQNDKNMAVIFQSEVRYLREIEHQIKDISKMYLDLLSDIIEQGQIEGAIRQDLFVGLVKRFILGAVEGVISTWVSAHGRYDLVSMADPLVDLYMTGVRGK comes from the coding sequence TTGCAAAAAAATAAAACTGAAAAATATCATAAGATATTAAACAGTGCCGGTGCTGTTTTTGCCGAGTACGGCTTTTACAAAGCCACCATTTCCCAGATTGCGGCGCAGGCCGGTGTGGCTGACGGAACCCTGTACCTTTATTTTAAAAACAAGGATGATATCCTCTACCAATTCATCAGTTTTAAAACCGAATCCGTGTTTGAAAAGATGAATGCCGCCGTGGCCAGCGGAACCAATGCCGAGGACAAGCTGCGCAATCTCATCCGCTGCCATCTCCAGGAGTTTCAGAACGATAAAAACATGGCGGTGATTTTTCAGTCCGAGGTCAGGTACCTGAGGGAAATCGAACACCAGATCAAGGATATTTCCAAGATGTACCTGGATCTGTTATCGGATATCATCGAACAGGGCCAGATCGAAGGGGCCATCCGCCAGGACCTGTTTGTGGGGCTGGTGAAGCGGTTTATCCTGGGGGCGGTGGAAGGGGTGATTTCCACCTGGGTATCGGCCCACGGCCGCTATGACCTGGTCTCCATGGCTGATCCGCTGGTGGACCTTTACATGACAGGCGTTCGGGGGAAATAA
- a CDS encoding electron transfer flavoprotein subunit alpha/FixB family protein, with translation MTQIYAYIPFKNGAAEDVALEYPAAAEKIEAGATVTAIVTGSGADLDGVANEMAKYYKEVIKVDNAALAYPNAEVVRKALVNILPADAIVLAAHDTFGMDLAPGLSVKLDSAYVADVVDFEGKDGDLLKIVRQELGGAVSTHVTSDVSSGAVITIRPGAFAPVEGGDAGGSVTDKSGDAGDLAAKRTFLEVVEAEVGDVDITKSDVLVSIGRGIEDEDNIEVAQELADAMGAVVSCSRPIVDAKWLEKSRQVGTSGQTVKPKVYMAMGISGSFQHMGGVKGNPFIVAVNKNPKAPIFQVADVGVVEDILEFMPELQEAIEEL, from the coding sequence ATGACACAGATTTATGCGTATATCCCGTTCAAGAATGGTGCTGCAGAAGATGTGGCATTGGAGTATCCTGCAGCGGCTGAAAAAATCGAAGCCGGCGCAACCGTGACCGCCATCGTCACCGGTTCCGGCGCCGACCTGGACGGTGTTGCCAATGAAATGGCCAAATACTATAAAGAGGTCATTAAGGTTGACAATGCCGCATTGGCATATCCCAACGCCGAAGTGGTCAGAAAGGCCCTGGTTAACATCCTGCCCGCCGATGCCATTGTCCTGGCGGCCCACGATACCTTTGGCATGGACCTGGCCCCGGGCCTCTCCGTGAAACTGGATTCCGCCTATGTTGCCGACGTGGTTGATTTTGAAGGCAAAGACGGCGATCTGCTGAAAATCGTCCGCCAGGAACTGGGCGGTGCCGTATCCACCCATGTGACTTCAGATGTATCCTCAGGCGCGGTCATCACCATTCGCCCGGGTGCCTTTGCCCCGGTTGAGGGCGGCGATGCCGGCGGTTCTGTTACGGATAAATCCGGCGATGCCGGCGACCTGGCTGCCAAAAGAACCTTCCTGGAAGTGGTTGAAGCTGAAGTCGGCGACGTGGACATCACCAAATCCGACGTGCTGGTTTCCATCGGCCGAGGTATTGAAGATGAAGACAACATCGAAGTGGCCCAGGAACTGGCCGACGCCATGGGCGCCGTTGTTTCCTGCTCCAGGCCCATCGTCGATGCCAAATGGCTTGAAAAATCACGCCAGGTCGGCACCTCCGGCCAGACGGTCAAACCTAAAGTCTATATGGCCATGGGTATTTCCGGCTCCTTCCAGCACATGGGCGGCGTAAAGGGCAACCCCTTTATCGTTGCCGTGAATAAAAACCCCAAAGCCCCGATTTTCCAGGTGGCCGACGTGGGTGTTGTGGAAGACATCCTTGAGTTCATGCCCGAACTCCAGGAAGCCATTGAAGAACTTTAG
- a CDS encoding MFS transporter — protein sequence MEKRDIFQLLKPFVSLYAAVFFMLAAMSLLTTFLSLRLSMAGVSVQTTGLVLTAYYAGLTLGTFICGGMIRQVGHIRAFAAFAAVSTAVVLVHGVAVNVPLWICLRLICGIGNTGMFMVLESWLNECAEPGARGRVFSMYMIMTYLGATLGQKLLTMAGVEEQTLFLLVGVFMALSIVPVVVTRSIHPELPEPAQIKFCKIFRRTPIGMAGVFIAGLLLSAFYAMGPVFAHDINMDVDQLSWFMTLSVLGGLLFQWPVGAISDRIDRSLVLPALGIILAGIAILICIFFGRSINTLLGASVFFGGILFTLYPVAVARAHDLFEPKDVVKVSSALLLVYGIGSVIGPVAAPWAMALARTPFGLYYFFAAGSLSFAVFALAWRWMESVKIIPADEQVDFVIMTDSANVAMHMDPRLEPEDLDGDHKGAPARCDGEQAGAGKITLQSQNLCGDGACSS from the coding sequence ATGGAAAAAAGAGATATATTTCAGTTGCTTAAGCCTTTTGTGTCGCTGTATGCCGCTGTGTTTTTCATGCTGGCGGCCATGAGTCTGCTGACGACCTTTTTGAGCCTGCGCCTTTCCATGGCCGGGGTAAGCGTCCAGACAACGGGCCTGGTGCTTACCGCCTATTATGCCGGACTGACCCTGGGCACCTTTATTTGCGGGGGAATGATCCGGCAGGTGGGGCATATCAGGGCCTTTGCCGCCTTTGCCGCAGTGAGCACCGCCGTCGTCCTGGTTCACGGGGTGGCTGTGAATGTGCCCCTGTGGATCTGCCTCAGGCTCATTTGCGGAATCGGCAATACCGGCATGTTCATGGTACTGGAAAGCTGGCTCAACGAGTGCGCCGAGCCCGGTGCCAGGGGGCGGGTGTTTTCCATGTATATGATCATGACCTATCTGGGGGCAACCCTGGGTCAGAAATTGTTAACAATGGCAGGGGTAGAAGAACAAACCCTCTTTTTGCTGGTGGGGGTTTTCATGGCCCTGAGCATCGTGCCGGTGGTGGTTACCCGGTCTATCCATCCGGAACTGCCTGAGCCGGCGCAGATAAAGTTCTGCAAAATTTTCAGGCGGACCCCCATCGGCATGGCCGGTGTGTTTATTGCCGGTCTTCTGCTGTCGGCCTTTTATGCCATGGGCCCGGTATTTGCCCACGATATCAACATGGATGTGGATCAGCTTTCCTGGTTCATGACCCTGAGCGTTTTGGGCGGATTGCTATTTCAGTGGCCCGTGGGGGCAATCTCAGACCGGATTGACCGCTCCCTGGTGCTGCCCGCCCTGGGCATCATACTGGCGGGCATCGCCATATTGATCTGTATATTTTTCGGACGGTCCATCAACACCCTGCTGGGGGCCAGCGTATTTTTCGGCGGGATCTTATTTACCCTCTATCCTGTGGCAGTGGCCAGGGCCCATGACCTTTTTGAACCCAAAGATGTGGTCAAGGTCTCTTCGGCACTCCTTCTGGTTTACGGCATCGGGTCTGTTATCGGCCCTGTGGCGGCACCCTGGGCCATGGCTCTGGCCCGTACCCCCTTCGGGCTGTACTATTTCTTTGCCGCCGGCAGTCTCTCCTTTGCCGTATTTGCCCTGGCATGGCGCTGGATGGAATCGGTTAAAATTATCCCTGCCGACGAGCAGGTGGATTTTGTTATCATGACCGACTCCGCCAATGTGGCCATGCACATGGATCCCCGTCTGGAGCCTGAAGACTTGGATGGGGACCACAAGGGTGCGCCTGCCAGATGCGATGGGGAACAGGCGGGGGCAGGAAAGATTACACTGCAATCTCAAAACTTATGTGGGGATGGTGCTTGTAGTTCATAA
- the flgM gene encoding flagellar biosynthesis anti-sigma factor FlgM, which translates to MKITNTPPTYINQTYANQSNRTVKSKALKSDVKTDSINLSSTTRDMQKISAASQTDPENRIKKVEELKAKVQSNQYSVNADQVAEKMLGHFLDELG; encoded by the coding sequence ATGAAAATTACAAACACACCCCCAACTTACATCAACCAGACCTATGCCAACCAATCAAACCGGACGGTTAAAAGCAAGGCCTTAAAGTCGGATGTAAAAACAGACAGCATCAACCTATCATCCACCACCCGGGACATGCAGAAAATTTCTGCAGCATCACAAACCGATCCCGAAAACAGGATTAAAAAGGTGGAGGAGCTCAAAGCAAAGGTGCAGTCCAACCAGTACAGCGTCAACGCTGACCAGGTGGCGGAAAAAATGCTTGGACATTTTCTGGACGAACTGGGATAA
- the thyA gene encoding thymidylate synthase, protein MKAYSDIVRKILDEGIRKENRTGVDTIAIPGAMFEHDMSEGFPLLTTKYVPFHLVASELEFFIKGITDKEWLQKRNNHIWDEWCSPVKVPYGHDEETQKKMMEERELGPIYGFQWRHFGAEYSAFDAAPKSPGVDQLKRVVEMLRTNPDDRRMIVSAWNPTVLETMALPPCHYGFQVTVIAGKLNLLWNQRSVDTALGLPFNIASYGLLLTLLAKEAGFKPGKLVGFLGDTHIYENHIQGLEKQLKNEPYPLPGLETENFTSIFDWEYADTTLMNYKHHPHISFEIAV, encoded by the coding sequence ATGAAAGCCTATTCAGATATAGTCAGAAAGATACTGGATGAAGGAATCCGGAAAGAAAACCGCACCGGAGTGGACACCATAGCCATCCCCGGCGCCATGTTTGAACATGACATGTCAGAGGGATTCCCCCTGCTTACCACAAAATACGTTCCTTTTCATTTGGTGGCCAGCGAACTGGAATTTTTCATCAAGGGCATCACGGACAAGGAATGGCTGCAGAAACGGAACAACCATATCTGGGACGAGTGGTGTTCACCGGTGAAGGTGCCCTACGGCCACGACGAGGAAACCCAGAAAAAAATGATGGAAGAACGGGAACTGGGACCCATTTACGGTTTCCAATGGCGGCATTTCGGGGCCGAGTACAGCGCATTTGACGCAGCCCCCAAATCCCCCGGGGTGGACCAGCTTAAACGGGTGGTGGAGATGCTCAGGACCAATCCCGACGACCGGCGGATGATTGTTTCCGCATGGAACCCCACCGTGCTTGAAACCATGGCCCTGCCCCCCTGCCACTACGGCTTCCAGGTCACAGTGATTGCCGGAAAACTGAATCTGCTATGGAACCAGCGCTCTGTGGATACGGCCCTGGGGCTTCCCTTCAACATTGCCAGTTACGGGCTGCTGCTCACACTGCTGGCAAAGGAGGCCGGTTTTAAGCCGGGAAAACTGGTGGGGTTTCTGGGGGACACCCATATCTACGAGAACCACATCCAGGGTCTGGAAAAACAATTAAAAAACGAGCCCTATCCCCTGCCCGGCCTGGAAACCGAAAATTTCACCAGCATATTTGACTGGGAATACGCAGACACAACACTTATGAACTACAAGCACCATCCCCACATAAGTTTTGAGATTGCAGTGTAA
- a CDS encoding class II fructose-bisphosphate aldolase, translating to MSELYTEEFQSILDYGRPPNVKKCFPNSKALIVSGKYIDQAMLAKGGCMTIAANGRSSFVIRGALAAAQRANAAIIIEIARSEGGTAAYCPTSLWNIARQTDAYMNEMGITVPVAIHADHFGIKKPEDVEPAKTEIQSLFDAGITSIAIDASHMPDDQNLLANIELYPYVPEWAGLETEVGEIKGKEGLSTDEEALFLIQGLNAHNIFPDWIALNNGTTHGIEQTDAGINVELTAQIHDALAPYGISGAQHGTSGNNSDRLRQIASQTRTTKANVATALQMISWGVKVNDYGNAIMDDTGSFIKESGKGVTAENWKKMLAYAADNDWQGGNFKKLNLPFESWLLAQTAPVRDRMVKAVESFVYTLLTDVFNATDTADYVKKQILESRSHFPGFKAEKIEDENDWTREKILEKASKIVVDKGPDGDWDD from the coding sequence ATGTCAGAATTATATACCGAAGAATTTCAATCCATCCTTGACTACGGCAGACCGCCCAATGTCAAAAAATGTTTCCCCAACTCCAAGGCCCTGATCGTCAGCGGCAAATACATTGACCAGGCCATGCTGGCCAAGGGCGGCTGTATGACCATAGCGGCCAACGGCCGAAGCTCCTTTGTCATCAGGGGCGCCCTTGCCGCGGCCCAGCGGGCCAACGCTGCCATCATCATAGAAATTGCCAGGTCCGAAGGGGGAACCGCCGCATACTGCCCCACCAGCCTCTGGAACATTGCCCGTCAGACCGATGCCTATATGAACGAAATGGGCATCACCGTTCCGGTAGCCATCCATGCAGACCACTTCGGCATTAAAAAGCCTGAAGATGTAGAACCGGCCAAGACTGAGATCCAGTCTCTGTTCGATGCGGGGATTACCTCCATTGCCATTGACGCCTCACACATGCCCGACGACCAGAACCTTCTGGCCAATATCGAACTCTACCCCTATGTGCCGGAATGGGCCGGCCTTGAAACCGAAGTCGGGGAGATCAAAGGAAAAGAAGGGCTGTCAACGGATGAAGAAGCCCTTTTCCTCATCCAGGGCCTCAACGCCCACAATATCTTCCCGGACTGGATTGCATTGAACAACGGCACCACCCACGGCATTGAGCAGACAGATGCAGGCATCAATGTGGAACTGACGGCCCAGATCCATGACGCCCTGGCACCCTACGGCATTTCCGGGGCCCAGCACGGCACCTCGGGCAACAATTCCGACCGCCTCCGCCAGATTGCCTCCCAAACCCGGACCACCAAGGCCAATGTGGCCACGGCCCTGCAGATGATCTCCTGGGGGGTGAAAGTCAATGACTATGGCAACGCCATTATGGACGACACCGGCAGCTTCATCAAAGAGTCCGGCAAAGGGGTAACCGCCGAAAACTGGAAAAAAATGCTGGCCTATGCCGCAGACAACGACTGGCAGGGCGGCAATTTCAAAAAGCTGAACCTTCCTTTTGAAAGCTGGCTTCTGGCCCAGACCGCCCCGGTAAGAGACCGGATGGTCAAGGCAGTGGAATCATTTGTTTACACCCTGCTCACCGATGTGTTCAACGCAACGGACACAGCCGATTATGTCAAAAAACAAATCCTTGAGAGCCGGTCTCATTTCCCCGGATTCAAGGCTGAAAAAATCGAAGATGAAAATGACTGGACCCGGGAAAAGATCCTTGAGAAGGCGTCCAAAATCGTTGTGGATAAAGGACCTGATGGGGATTGGGACGATTAA